In Sander lucioperca isolate FBNREF2018 chromosome 21, SLUC_FBN_1.2, whole genome shotgun sequence, the following proteins share a genomic window:
- the LOC116046785 gene encoding paralemmin-2-like, whose translation MSPYWVRPQDFIHITGHILSGQATGGKKPLACRIQAWHASTPMSPQCVSGNTESQRTPEDEEVADAREKAHASQEESKESVNSTQHSLHQAGNDEDVQVNKAAETHFPVQMAQRMSYESGQEGRSVLGMLAVQVERDPKTGATSVRSVAPVSVPTGAPMAATVYDDGRKSIRAVGGSGSQPSSEELGQILSIVDGVGMKALLDEVTVTPNGDRHPEGNVSSFSTGHATAKEDRSQLDSSGSYDLEDGLGIQDCAVDDRSMTTVRDVAGEVDNMEGLSLDEGPVTLVFLGYTDGDGEDGRDDNEGMLTAERVIITDEGEEHVVGPETSPETGRKESQEFQDVPLDGNGARVKVPGGEGDSSANKRKTCQCCSVM comes from the exons ATGTCTCCGTACTGGGTCAGGCCACAGGACTTCATCCACATCACAGGCCACATTTTGTCTGGCCAGGCAACGGGGGGGAAAAAACCCCTGGCATGCCGTATCCAGGCTTGGCATGCCTCCACACCTATGTCACCACAG TGTGTGTCAGGGAACACGGAGAGTCAACGGACGCCTGAGGACGAGGAGGTAGCTGACGCCAGAGAAAAGGCACACGCGTCCCAAGAAGAGAGCAAAGAATCTGTCAACAGCACACAACACAGCCTCCATCAG GCTGGCAATGACGAAGACGTACAAG tgaaTAAAGCGGCCGAGACTCACTTCCCCGTACAGATGGCACAAAGGATGTCTTATGAAAGTGGGCAAGAAGGCCGATCAG TCCTGGGAATGTTGGCAGTGCAGGTGGAGAGAGACCCAAAGACCGGAGCCACCTCTGTCAGGTCAGTGGCCCCCGTGTCCGTGCCGACGGGCGCGCCCATGGCTGCCACCGTCTACGACGACGGCAGGAAGAGCATCCGCGCCGTCGGTGGCTCGGGGAGCCAACCCTCGAGCGAAGAGCTCGGCCAGATCCTGAGCATCGTCGACGGGGTCGGGATGAAAGCGCTGCTGGACGAAGTCACGGTCACGCCAAACGGCGACAGACATCCAGAGGGAAACGTCTCGTCTTTTTCTACCGGCCACGCCACGGCAAAGGAAGACAGATCGCAGCTGGACAGTTCTGGAAGTTATGACTTGGAAGACGGGCTGGGGATTCAGGACTGCGCTGTAGAT gaCAGAAGCATGACGACGGTCAGAGACGTTGCAGGAGAAGTTGATAACATGGAGGGTCTGAGTTTGGACGAAGGCCCGGTCACTCTGGTGTTCCTGGGATACACCGACGGTGACGGAGAGGACGGCCGAGACGACAACGAAGGCATGCTCACAGCGGAGCGAGTGATAATCACCGACGAAGGAGAAGAACACGTCGTAGGACCTGAAACTTCACCTGAGACCGGGAGGAAAGAGTCCCAAGAGTTTCAGGACGTTCCCCTGGATGGAAACGGGGCCAGAGTCAAAGTCCCGGGAGGGGAAGGGGATAGTT CGGCTAACAAACGCAAAACCTGCCAGTGTTGCTCCGTCatgtaa